The Euphorbia lathyris chromosome 3, ddEupLath1.1, whole genome shotgun sequence genome contains a region encoding:
- the LOC136224632 gene encoding uncharacterized protein produces MVKREIAIDSWETKSQIWKAMRLCIDDIKEQVDSLTFEEIRRVLENDLGLEKYALDGQKKFVMQCLVESLENDDDKNSEDLGEIGERYANVQEHVSDDEEKMEDSSVMGLLPETDPVSKKKEVPSKFNISKAMMKRVSYIKANYEELTTVRLCRLLEEDMGIEKFALDPFNKYISNHIDDVLQWADENSESLDREIDEDDEDEVKPKNKISAKQMVQTCEVTKKRKRLDKEVNASGKKQSKPVEETAKNNSGAKGTHDASNDSCSQLSNVKEKGVPTPAYGKNVEIKSETELMKEMKEIFFIEEFPSNTSEKEIMEVKKRKERVKEVEGIDMPNIVSLSCRRCTTSYVPHPNPKIPVDSDNSDADGTDEDDDEEEENDGDTNEDDGSYREDVDNNEFRRKRWR; encoded by the coding sequence ATGGTGAAAAGAGAAATCGCCATTGATTCGTGGGAGACCAAGTCCCAGATTTGGAAAGCTATGCGCTTATGCATAGATGACATCAAAGAACAAGTTGATTCTTTGACCTTCGAGGAGATCAGGAGGGTGTTGGAAAATGATTTGGGTTTGGAGAAATATGCTTTGGATGGACAAAAGAAATTTGTCATGCAATGTCTGGTGGAATCCTTAGAAAATGATGATGATAAGAATTCTGAGGATTTAGGAGAAATTGGTGAAAGATATGCGAATGTACAAGAACATgtatctgatgatgaggagaaaaTGGAAGATTCTTCTGTGATGGGTCTTTTGCCAGAAACTGATCCAGTCAGTAAGAAAAAAGAAGTTCCAAGTAAGTTCAACATTAGCAAGGCCATGATGAAGAGAGTTTCCTATATTAAAGCCAATTATGAGGAACTTACAACTGTCCGTCTTTGTCGACTGTTAGAGGAAGATATGGGAATTGAGAAATTTGCACTTGATCCATTCAACAAATATATAAGCAATCATATAGATGACGTATTGCAATGGGCTGATGAGAATTCGGAGTCCTTAGACAGAGAGATTGATGAGGACGACGAAGATGAAGTAAAACCAAAGAATAAAATTAGTGCAAAGCAAATGGTGCAAACTTGTGAAGTAACTAAAAAGAGGAAGAGGCTTGATAAAGAAGTGAACGCATCaggcaagaagcaaagcaagcCTGTGGAAGAAACAGCGAAGAACAATAGTGGTGCAAAAGGCACTCACGATGCATCCAATGATAGTTGTTCTCAATTATCTAATGTCAAGGAAAAGGGAGTTCCAACACCAGCGTATGGTAAAAATGTTGAGATCAAAAGTGAGACAGAGCTAATGaaggaaatgaaagaaatatttTTCATAGAAGAATTTCCATCAAACACATCTGAAAAAGAAATCATGGAAgttaaaaagagaaaggaaagagTGAAAGAAGTCGAGGGAATTGACATGCCTAATATTGTGTCATTGTCATGTAGAAGGTGCACTACAAGTTATGTTCCACATCCAAACCCCAAAATACCAGTTGACAGTGATAATAGTGATGCTGATGGTActgatgaagatgatgatgaggaagaagaaaatgatggaGATACTAATGAGGATGATGGAAGCTACCGTGAAGATGTCGATAACAATGAATTTCGAAGAAAACGTTGGAGATAA